Genomic window (Jeotgalibaca ciconiae):
AAAAATTTCCTTCTTCCTTTTCTGTATTCGATACCCTGATTATACAGATTTAAATGAAAAATTCCACGTTAACGGCTTAAAAAAGTAAGTAGTTCGAATAGCAATATTTGTTTGATGATAAGGAGACTTTCTATCTATTTAACAAAAAATCGTTATAATAATGGGAAAAGAACAAATAGAGAGTGGAGTGAAAAAATGTACCATTATTCTGTAGAAGAATTAGATAAAAATAGAATGTACAAAATGATTTCAGGAAGCATTATACCTCGAGCAATTGGATGGATTACGACTCTTAATGAAGAAAGTGAAGTTGTCAACGCAGCCCCTTTTAGCTTTACGAGCGGAGTTTCGAATGAAGTGCCATTAATCTCAATGGCGATTTTAAGGAAAAATGGTGAACCAAAAGATTCGGCACGAAATTTATTAGCCTATAAAAACGGAGTGGTTCATATTGTCAGTTCAGATATTGTTGACGATATGAACGAAACAGCTGCTGATCTCAAAGAAAGTGAAAGTGAAATTGATCGGACGAATCTTCATTTAATTCCGAGTAAAACCGTAAAGACTCCTGGTATTAAAGAAGCTAAAATACGAATGGAAGTAAAGTTATATGACTATCATCCTGTCAAAGACCGAGAAGGAAATATCGTGACAGACTTTTTCTTTTTAGAAGTAACGGATTTTCATTTTGATGAGAGTATCTTTGATGTAGAAAGAGAGTATATCAGTGTTCAAGAACTAAAGCCTGTTGCACGTTTGGCTGGGCCATATTATGCAACCTTAGATGAGATTTATCGCAAAGATCGCCCGAAATAACGTTCCAAATGATTATGTACGGAATTACGGATTTGAGTTATGGTAAAGAAAAGGAAGGAGGGATTTTTTTGATTAATATTTTTGAAAAAGGAAAGGCGCTCGGGGACAAATATATGCCAGAAGAGTCCTTTTTAGAAGTATACCGCGTCCCTGGTGAGGAAGAGCGACCTTTCGTCATTGTCTTTCCAGGCGGCGGCTATCATCACCTTGCGGGGCATGAAGGGAAAGATATTGCTGAATGGTTTAATCAAAGAGGGATTCATGCAGGAATCTTTTATTATCAGCTAAAAAATCTAAATCTAGATCGATTATTAAAACAAGTAAACGACTTGGTTCAAGAGTTGCGAGAACATGCTGCTGCTTGGCAATTGTCACCAGATTCTATCGGCGTAATCGGTTTTTCCGCGGGAGGCCATCTTGCTGCTTTATGTAGTACGAAGAACGAGTATAAACCTGATTTTAGTATATTGTCTTATCCCGTTATATCTGTCTCAAGGCCGCATTTACATTTGGATATGTTAACACAAGTTTTAGGGGCAGAGCCCGATGAAGAATTAAGCAAACAGTATTCTCCTGACTATTTGATTACTGAGACAACGCCAAAAACATTTATATGGCATACAGCAGAAGACAAAAGGGTTCCTGTAGAAAATGTATTATTATACGCCCAACAACTAGGTACACATCAGATTCCCTTTGAGCTGCATATTTTTGAAGCTGGCAGACATGGATTGGGGCTTGCTAAGGAAGAACCGTATACGCAAGCATGGTCACTTCTTTTAGAAAAATGGCTCGAGAAAAATCAATTGACACCTCAGGGAGAAAAAAGATAATGAAACAGAAGAAATCGATTTTTATTATTGGAGATTCAACTGCTGCAGAAAAATTACCAGAAAAACGTCCGGAATCTGGTTGGGGAGAATATTTAAGTGAATACTTAAGTGAAAAGTTCACTGTACGAAATCATGCAGTAAATGGCAGGAGCACTAAATCATTTCTAGAAGAAGGTTTATTTGAATCTGTTGATGAAGCTATGCAGCTGGGAGATTATTTAATTATTCAGTTCGGACACAACGATCAAAAAGAAGAAGATCCGTTGCGATATACAGAACCATTTGGAGAATATCAGAAGAATATCGCTTTTTATGTTGACGCAGCTCATAAAAAAGGTGCGTTTCCAATTCTTCTTTCCTCTATTTCTCGCCGTGATTTTGAAGCTGGCGTATTGAACCCGCAAACATTGGGAGATTACCCGAAAGCGGCTCTTGAAATTGCAGAACAATTAAATGTGGCTGCTGTCGATATTTTTTCGAAAACACAAAAATACTTAACGGAAACCGGAGAAGAACAATCTCAAAAATTATTTTTGCATCTGAATGCCGGTGAACATGAAAACTATCCGGAAGGAAGCAACGATAATACACACTTGAATGTAACCGGTGCCAGATTGGTTGCTCGCTTGATTGCTGAAGAATTGGTTCATATTTTATAACTTATTTAAAGAAGGGAATTTATATTCAATGACAACTGTACCATTACAATTAGGAATTCGTGCCCACGATTTAGGACAACTACCAATTGAAAAATTAACGCAAAAAATGAATGATTATCATTTTACGCATGCACACTTTGCTATCAAGAAATCATTTCCAGATAGTCTTCGTTCTGTTCAAAAAATGACCCCGGGAACTGCCAACTATATCCATAGCCATTTTAGCAAAGCGGGTATAAAAATTTCTATTCTTGGAAGTTACGTAAATCTGTCTTCGCTGGATTTATCTGTTAGAAAACAAGCAATTGCTGATTTTAAGAAACATATCTATCTAGCGAAAGATTTTGGCGCTTCAATGGTAGCGACAGAGACGGGATCAGTAGGAAACGGATATACAGAAGAAAACTTTACGGAGGAAGCCTATCAAATAGCCTTGGAATCTGTAAGAGAAATCGTCGCTGAGGCAGAAAAGTTTGGAGTAGTGGTTGCAATTGAATCAGGAATCAATCACCCCATCTATACAGCGCCTTTGCTTAGAAGACTGGTGGATGAAGTGAATTCTCCAAATATTAAAGTCATCCTTGATTGTGCAAATTTAATGTCTGTTACAAACTATCAAAAGCAAGAAGAGGTGATAGAAGAAGCCTTTCGCCTACTGGACGATTACATTATTGCCCTGCATATTAAAGATTTTATCGTCGAAGATAATAAAATAAAAATCGTTCCGGTTGGTCAGGGTTGGATGAAGTATGAAGCGATCATGCATTATGCGAAATACGAAAGTCCTCATATCTTTACCTCACTTGAAGCAACTACAGAACCCCACTTAGAAGAGAGCATTGCATTAATCAAAAGAATATATGATAAAGTGTAAGAACAAAAAAAGAACTGTGATTCCATTTTTTTAGGAATCACAGTTCTTTTTTATAGATTAGTGTTTAAAAAAATATAAGTGGGTCTATCAGCCTTTTACTGATCCGACCATAGCACCTTTTACAAAGTATTTTTGGACGAATGGATAAGCAATTAGCATTGGCAAGGTCGCGATAATGATTACAGCCATTTTTACTGATTGTGCTGGTGGAACAACATCTACTACCGAAGCATCTGCATTTAATCCACTAGACACAAGAACGATTTGACGTAATAGTACTTGAACAGGCCATTTTGCCGAATCGTTAATATATAGAATCGCTGATTGGTAAGTATTCCAATAATTTACGGCATAGAATAGAGAAATTGTTGCGATAGACGGTAAGGAAAGTGGCAAAATAATTCTGAAAAAGACGCCAAAATCCGTACAGCCATCCATTTTTGCAGACTCTTCCAAACTATCCGGAATTCCTTGGAAGAAGTTACGCATGATAATCATGTTATAAGCACTAATTGCACCGGGCAAAATTAAGGACCATACTGAATCGATCAAACCTAAGTTGTTTACAACTAAGAACGTAGGAATCATCCCACCACTAAATAACATAGTGAAGACAACAAGGAAATTAAAGAACCCGCGACCATGTAAGTATCTACGAGATAGTGCATAAGCCATGAAAGAAGTTAAAACCATACTGATAAAGGTACCTACAATGGTTACAAATAAAGATACACCGATGCTTCGGAATATTGTAGGTGTTGATAAAATATACTTATACGCATCTGTCGTGAAAGTTCTTGGTAAGAGAATAAATGTGCGGGTTGTAATTTCTCCCGGAGTTGCGAATGAAGTTGCTAGAATATTAATAAAAGGAATGAGACACATTAGTGAAAAAACAGATAAAAAGACAATATTTAAAATATCAAATGTTTTTTCTCCTTTTGATGCATATTTCCATTTGTTTGCGTCTTTCAAACTAATGCCATTCGATTTCTTGCTCATTATTTTATACCTCCATATTATTCATTTGAATATAGATTCTTTTTTTGTACGTTAATTTATATTTATTTTTGCCGAAATAAAAATACAAAACGTTTACAAAACAAATGTACCATGAGGCAGGAATGACGTAAATAATCAAAAGAACATAAGCTTAAAAGTCCCTGCGAATAAAGATTAAATAACCAGAGCCCGTTCTGAAAAAAAGAATAATCATTTTTTAAAAGGATAAAAATACATAAGGAAATGATAACGCTTACTCTCGCTGGTGCACAGGATATAGAGTTTTCTGGTATAAAGTGATGGCGATTTCACTACTCATGAAATGATTATTTCTGTAATCGCTTTAATTAGGTAATATGAATGTAGCCGAAATGAAACAAACGATTCACAGATTATTATTCAAATTTTAAACGACTATGTTTTAAATTATCGATAGGAGGAATCCGTTTTGGAAAAAGCGACCGTAACATCTCATCCTTTTCAACGGACTAAACAAGAAATAAAAGCTCGTGAGCGAAAAAAGAAATGGGCGCAAATAAAAACAAATAAATTTTTATATCTAATGTTGTTGCCTGGTGTTTTATATTTTATTACATTTAAATATTTCCCAATGGGAGGATTAGTCATTGCTTTTCAAGATTATCAACCATGGGCAGGAATAGTAGGAAGTCCGTTTGTTGGACTAAAACATTTCATTCGTCTCTTTACAGAAGACACTTTCATGATGTTAATGAAGAATACACTAGCAATTTTTGCTTACAATATATTCTTCTCGTTTCCATTCCCAATTTTATTGGCTTTATTATTAAATGAGTTAAGAAGCGATAAACTTAAAAAAAGCATCCAGACCGTGATTTATCTTCCTCATTTTATGTCATGGGTAATTGTAGTATCAATCTTCTATGTATTACTGACAACAGAAGGTGGCGTAATGAATAATATTATTGTTGCGAATGGCGGAGAGAGAATTTCATTCTTGACTGATCCTGACTGGCTAAGGCCCATGTATATTTTCCAACAAATATGGAAAGGGGCAGGCTGGGGAACCATTGTATATCTAGCAGCAATTACAAATGTTGACGAACAACTTTATGAAGCAGCAGATATGGACGGAGCAAACCGATTCCGAAAAATTTGGCACATTACTCTTCCGGCGATTAGACCAACGATTATTACATTGTTAATTCTAAAAATCGGAGATGTTCTGGAGCTTGGGTTTGAGCATATGTTCCTTTTAATGAACTCCATGAATAAAGGAGTCGCACAGATCTTTGATACCTTTGTCTATACTGCTGGTATACAGAATGGGCAGTTAAGTTATTCTACAGCTGTAGGGCTTTTCAAGGGCCTTGTAGGACTGGTTTTAGTAGTAGGTGCAAATAAATTAGCGAAGAAATTTGGAGAAGACGGCGTTTATTAAAACTGTCTATGGTAATTTTTAGGAGGGAAGAAATGAAGTCGTTGGATAAAATGAATAAAGTTAATGATTATCTAATTGGTTTTTGGAAGATTATTTATTTAAATGGACTGTGGCTCGTTTTTTCCCTCTTAGGATTAGGAATTTTTGGTGTCGGGCCTGCGACCTATGCAGTAACAAAATATTGTTTCCGTTGGTTGCACTTTAAAGAAGAACCAGCTGTTTTTCAGAGCATTTGGAAATATTATAAAGAGGCCTTTAAGCAGTCTGTGCTTGTGAGTTGGGTTTTAATCGCTATATTTACTATTTTAATTGTTAATCTTTTTAATGTAACTGAATGGTATTTCCAAGTCGCGAATATCTTTATGTTTGTAATGGCGATTGTAGGAGGCACACATATTTATAATGTGATGGTAGCGCTGAGATTCAAGAATTTGCGAGAGATTACTCGTGCATCACTAATGATGGGAATCGGCTACTTGCATTATACGATTATTTTATGGACAATACTTATTGGAACTTATTATGTATTGTCTAGCATTTATCCAAGTCTTTTATTCCTTTTTGGAACCGGATTCACGATCTTTTTGATTACCTTTGTCGGGAATGTAATTGTAAAAGATTTCGAGGAGGAGCCTCAAGAGGATGAAGAAATAAAAAAAATTTACTCAAAGGAGAGTTAGAATGAATAAGATCAAAAGAAGTAAATTATTTGCAGGAGTATTTACAGCTAGTTTATTATTAGCAGCATGTGGCGGAGGAGCTGGAGCTGATACAGATTCAGCGGCTGGAGGAAATAATAGCTCACAAAATACAGAAGGTTCTTCAACTGAAAATACAAGTTCAAAAGACAGCGTAACTTGGATGGCAATGCTTCATACACCGACACCGCCAAGTGGTGACATTGAAGGTTTATTAGAAGAATATACAGGAATCGATGTTGAATTTAATTGGGTGCCGGATGCATCGAAGGAAGAAAGAATTAATGCAGCATTAGCATCGAATACCTTAGCAGATATTGTTACTTTATCACAAATAGACAATACAACTGTACGACAAGCTCTCACTTCTGGAATGTTTTGGGACGTAGAACCATATCTATC
Coding sequences:
- a CDS encoding sugar phosphate isomerase/epimerase family protein: MTTVPLQLGIRAHDLGQLPIEKLTQKMNDYHFTHAHFAIKKSFPDSLRSVQKMTPGTANYIHSHFSKAGIKISILGSYVNLSSLDLSVRKQAIADFKKHIYLAKDFGASMVATETGSVGNGYTEENFTEEAYQIALESVREIVAEAEKFGVVVAIESGINHPIYTAPLLRRLVDEVNSPNIKVILDCANLMSVTNYQKQEEVIEEAFRLLDDYIIALHIKDFIVEDNKIKIVPVGQGWMKYEAIMHYAKYESPHIFTSLEATTEPHLEESIALIKRIYDKV
- a CDS encoding YesL family protein, with protein sequence MKSLDKMNKVNDYLIGFWKIIYLNGLWLVFSLLGLGIFGVGPATYAVTKYCFRWLHFKEEPAVFQSIWKYYKEAFKQSVLVSWVLIAIFTILIVNLFNVTEWYFQVANIFMFVMAIVGGTHIYNVMVALRFKNLREITRASLMMGIGYLHYTIILWTILIGTYYVLSSIYPSLLFLFGTGFTIFLITFVGNVIVKDFEEEPQEDEEIKKIYSKES
- a CDS encoding carbohydrate ABC transporter permease, encoding MSKKSNGISLKDANKWKYASKGEKTFDILNIVFLSVFSLMCLIPFINILATSFATPGEITTRTFILLPRTFTTDAYKYILSTPTIFRSIGVSLFVTIVGTFISMVLTSFMAYALSRRYLHGRGFFNFLVVFTMLFSGGMIPTFLVVNNLGLIDSVWSLILPGAISAYNMIIMRNFFQGIPDSLEESAKMDGCTDFGVFFRIILPLSLPSIATISLFYAVNYWNTYQSAILYINDSAKWPVQVLLRQIVLVSSGLNADASVVDVVPPAQSVKMAVIIIATLPMLIAYPFVQKYFVKGAMVGSVKG
- a CDS encoding ABC transporter permease, with the translated sequence MEKATVTSHPFQRTKQEIKARERKKKWAQIKTNKFLYLMLLPGVLYFITFKYFPMGGLVIAFQDYQPWAGIVGSPFVGLKHFIRLFTEDTFMMLMKNTLAIFAYNIFFSFPFPILLALLLNELRSDKLKKSIQTVIYLPHFMSWVIVVSIFYVLLTTEGGVMNNIIVANGGERISFLTDPDWLRPMYIFQQIWKGAGWGTIVYLAAITNVDEQLYEAADMDGANRFRKIWHITLPAIRPTIITLLILKIGDVLELGFEHMFLLMNSMNKGVAQIFDTFVYTAGIQNGQLSYSTAVGLFKGLVGLVLVVGANKLAKKFGEDGVY
- a CDS encoding flavin reductase family protein; the encoded protein is MYHYSVEELDKNRMYKMISGSIIPRAIGWITTLNEESEVVNAAPFSFTSGVSNEVPLISMAILRKNGEPKDSARNLLAYKNGVVHIVSSDIVDDMNETAADLKESESEIDRTNLHLIPSKTVKTPGIKEAKIRMEVKLYDYHPVKDREGNIVTDFFFLEVTDFHFDESIFDVEREYISVQELKPVARLAGPYYATLDEIYRKDRPK
- a CDS encoding rhamnogalacturonan acetylesterase; translation: MKQKKSIFIIGDSTAAEKLPEKRPESGWGEYLSEYLSEKFTVRNHAVNGRSTKSFLEEGLFESVDEAMQLGDYLIIQFGHNDQKEEDPLRYTEPFGEYQKNIAFYVDAAHKKGAFPILLSSISRRDFEAGVLNPQTLGDYPKAALEIAEQLNVAAVDIFSKTQKYLTETGEEQSQKLFLHLNAGEHENYPEGSNDNTHLNVTGARLVARLIAEELVHIL
- a CDS encoding alpha/beta hydrolase yields the protein MINIFEKGKALGDKYMPEESFLEVYRVPGEEERPFVIVFPGGGYHHLAGHEGKDIAEWFNQRGIHAGIFYYQLKNLNLDRLLKQVNDLVQELREHAAAWQLSPDSIGVIGFSAGGHLAALCSTKNEYKPDFSILSYPVISVSRPHLHLDMLTQVLGAEPDEELSKQYSPDYLITETTPKTFIWHTAEDKRVPVENVLLYAQQLGTHQIPFELHIFEAGRHGLGLAKEEPYTQAWSLLLEKWLEKNQLTPQGEKR